In Methanobacterium sp. Maddingley MBC34, the sequence AGCGTTAATAGGACTTTTCACAGGGATTATCTACATCTTAGTGATATATGCCATTTCAGGATTCTCACAAAAAATAATTGGTGGCCTAATCATCTATTCTTTGGGTTCAATACCAGTATACATTCTTTTAGGGCTTGGTGGGGGAATAATTGGCTCTGTGATGAAAACAAGGCAGCAACATGTTGAAGAAATATTAAAAGAAGATAATTCTGAAGAAGAAGTTTCTTCTGAAGATGATAAAGAAACTTAACATTATAAAAAATCTTAAAAACATCGATCTAAGGTAGAAAGAGAATAGAAAGAACCGAATCACATGTTGGAATCACATGTTGATAATTGAGGAGTGATTATAAATGGTAGACTGGCAAGCAGTTGGAGTAGGATCGCTTATAAATGCGGTTTTAACCATTGTCTTAACAATTTCTGTTTTTCCTTTGTTCTTCTTAGGTCCGATAGTAGGAGGTCTGGTGGCAACTTACATTGGACGTGGGGAGAAAAAAGACGCACCAGTGGAAGGTGCATTAACCGGCATCATCGGTGGACTCATAATAGGAATTCTGTTTATCGCCGGTTTCGGAGCTTTAAGTGCCATAATAGGATTAATATTTGCCAAAGTTGGCATAGTAGCAGGGGCAATGACTCTGATAGCGGGGCTTTTCATCACTGTGGTATCCATATTCCTGGGGGGAGTTTTAGGTGCTGTTGGGGGTTTAATAGGTGCTGAAATCAGGGAAAACGGTCGTGGAAAAGTAGAAGTAGAAAATTAATAGGCTAGTGCCTATTTTTTTTAATACATTTTTTTAAGAAACATATTTGGAATGTTATCCCTTTTAAAGTCGGAATGTTATCCTCAGAATGTAATCCATTTTAAGCATTTATTCCCATTAAAAGTCTCAATAGAGATTATAAATTCAATTCTGTTGTTGATTTATTTTTAGAATTTCAATGATCCCGGTGTTGGCATTAACCTCCACCAGATCACCGCCCTTTAGAATGTTAAGAACATCCTCTTCAGGCTGGTCAACCATGGGGATACTGGCCATTATGGCTCCAGTGGCTATGATGGGCTCTGCTTCCATGGCAATGATAGCCAGTGGTGCGGTTTTATTTTTAGCCATCTGGAAGATCACGTAGGATCCCACGGTGGAACCCTTCCCTGAGGGGATCACCAGTATTTTACCACTTATATTCTGCTGGTAGAGTTCATGTTCTCGATCAGTGATATTTCCAGTCTGGGGATCAACACCACCCAGGAAACTCAGGGGTTCATGAGAGATGATCACAGATCCCCTGGCATGTCCACGTGCAATTTTACGACACTTGATAAGATGGGAGGTCATATAGTTAGTTCCTCTTTTTACTTCTTTTTTTACTTATTCAGATTCTCAATTATTGTAACCTTTACATAAATTTTTTTTGCAAATAAAAAAATAGGGGGTCAGTTTAAAAACCCCAAGGGGGTATATGTAATAAACTATCCCGGGAATTAATTAGAATTCATCTTGTTTCAATCCTTTTATTCCAGTTCTAACTCAACTCCACCAATAACTGGTCTTAAATAATTGTATAACAGGGCCATGATGGCGTATATTATGAAGATGGCTATGAAAGAACCAATGGTATTTCCTAAGAGGTAACCAAGCCCGCCGATGGCATTGCCAGTGGCAAAATACATGACCAGTGTTGGTAAAGAAAATATGAAGTTCAAAATGGTCAGTACCACGGCACTGATAAGAGCCAGGGGAATAGGCTTTATCTTCTTGATTTCAAAGGAGTTATCCTTTATTGTGTTGAACTTTAATCTTATTCCACCCATTTTAGGGGTCAGGAAATTGTATACTAGTGCCATGAGGGCGGTGTATATGAAAGTACACACAAAAACCAGTATGGGAATTCCGATTACCATTATCACAATTCCTATCAATCCAATAGCACCTAAACCTTCTAATCCTACCATAGAACTACTTGTGCTGATTGATGCCAGAGCCGCGCCCTGTAAAACCACAACCAGTAATGGGGCAACTATCAACATTATCAAGAAGGTTAAAATGGTGTAAATGAAGGATGCCATTAGTGATAGGGGGATTACTGGTACTGATCTGACCTCTTTCATTTCAACCATTCCCAGCTTAATACCTCCTATCCGGGGCACCAGTAAGTTGTAAGTGAAAGCTATGAGGAATGAGGACAGAATACTAAGCAAAAATGATCCTACTGGTAAAATAATGATAATCGCCACAGAGGCTGTCATCAGAATACTGGTAATGATACTGGCTTCTGAAGGTAGGAAAACAGCCAGCACTCCCATTATTAGAATTAGTATTAATGCGTAGATGAGACCCACAACAGCTGATATCGAGGAAGACATCAGAGTGAAGGGGACAATAGCCACAGACTTTATTTCTTTTAATTCTTCCATGTGATTAACCTCCGGTTTGTAATCAGGATAAGCGTAATTCATCAAAAATTCATATAATAACTTTAATTCCATCTAATTTCTTATTCTAATCTATTAAGTTATTTCTTAAAATAAGTAATTGTTTGGATACATTTACCATAAAAAATCCCTTGAAAATGATTAAAACAGTTTTATATCTGTAATTCCATTATTCCTTATTTTAATAACCTCAGATTATCAATGAATAAAAAGAAATAAAAAAGGGGTGAATTGTTTTAGAGGTTTATTCCAGTACCAGTTTGATTCCGCCAATTTTGGGTTGCAGGAAGTTGTAAATTAGTGTACCTAAGGCTACTATAATGAAATCAATTATGAACATCATTATGGCCATTATTATTAGCATAGTTATGGCTAATAAGATGTCCATTAAGAGAAGTCCAAATATTAATCCTATTATAGCTCCTAATATTGCTGAAATAGTTCCTATGGCTAGTGCGGCGGGCACTACGGGGATGTTGGTTAGTTCAAAGGCAGTTCCTGCTTCGGCGAATATGAGTTTTATACCGCCGATTTTTGGCATGATGATGTTGTACAGTACTGCGAAAATGGCTACTCCAATGAATGTGCCTATGAATGACATTATTGGATTTATGATGATATAATTAATAGCCCAGAAACCGGACATAGTACCCACGAATGCGCCAGTTGGAATAGTTGCCCCGGTTGTATTAGTTGCATTAGCAACTACAGTACCGGCGATTGGAATGATTCCACTGATTAATGACAGAATTGTTGAACCTGCTAGTCCCATGTACAAACCGTATATTAAAGTACCAATAGCAGCTATACATGAGATTATTAGTGCAACAGATACTACTGGAATTGATTTAAGTTCTTCTCCATCCATACCCAGTTTTATACCGCCTACTTTAGGTGCAAAGAGGTTGTATAATAATGCACCCACGAATGCGTAAACTATTTGGATGAGGAATGCTGTTAAAGGCCACAGTATAATTATTCCTATTCCTAATAGGGCAATGAAAGCAGCAAACAGGCTTGCAGCAGGTATTAATGCAGCGATGGTTCCGAAGAAGAGAACAATAATAATTGCTGCGATAAAGGCTAAAATTGCGTGTATTGATGAGGTCATCAATGTGAATGGTGCGGCTCGGATGTGTTTAATTTCTTTGATATCGACCATTTTTTTCACCTCCCTTTACAATCAGTAACAATATTGTTT encodes:
- a CDS encoding hypothetical protein (EC_number~PFAM: Protein of unknown function DUF126) — its product is MTSHLIKCRKIARGHARGSVIISHEPLSFLGGVDPQTGNITDREHELYQQNISGKILVIPSGKGSTVGSYVIFQMAKNKTAPLAIIAMEAEPIIATGAIMASIPMVDQPEEDVLNILKGGDLVEVNANTGIIEILKINQQQN